The following proteins come from a genomic window of Sardina pilchardus chromosome 13, fSarPil1.1, whole genome shotgun sequence:
- the LOC134099439 gene encoding aldehyde dehydrogenase family 3 member A2-like, which yields MEKQAVDSARKAFLSGRSRPLQFRLQQLRSLHRLITEKESEIAAALKQDIHRSQFDTPLFELIGLENDIKLAESSLADWAAPRPAKKNLLTLSDQVYTQAEPLGVVLIIGAWNYPWALTLQPLIGAIAAGNAAVVKPSELSKHSASLLKELLPQYLDQEMYPVVLGGVPETQELLGQRFDHIFYTGNSTVGKLVMEAAARHLTPVTLELGGKSPCYIDKDCDLSIACRRITWGKFANCGQTCIAPDYILCEPGIQERVVEEIQRTLREFYGEDPKTSPDYGRIINQHHFDRVMALLEGSSVTVGGKNDREECYIAPTILRDVSPHARLMQEEIFGPVLPIVSINGVDEAIRFINDREKPLALYVFSQDKKVIKRMLSETSSGGVTVNDVIMHYTINSLPFGGVGNSGMGGYHGKHTFDRLSHHRSCLIKALAMEGMNQVRYPPQNTAQLKRAKFFMLTRLCSCARFTCVWAVLATMVALALLIALLVVLLKDTPE from the exons ATGGAGAAGCAGGCAGTGGACAGTGCCAGGAAGGCCTTCCTCTCAGGCAGGTCGCGACCCCTGCAGTTCAGGCTTCAGCAACTCCGAAGCCTGCATAGGCTCATCACAGAGAAGGAGTCGGAGATAGCTGCTGCTCTCAAACAGGATATTCATCGA AGCCAGTTTGACACTCCTCTGTTCGAACTAATTGGGCTGGAAAATGACATCAAGTTGGCAGAGAGCAGTCTGGCAGACTGGGCCGCCCCGCGTCCGGCCAAGAAGAACCTCCTCACACTGTCGGACCAGGTGTACACGCAAGCAGAGCCGCTGGGCGTGGTGCTCATCATCGGAGCCTGGAATTACCCGTGGGCCCTCACGCTGCAGCCTCTCATCGGAGCCATCGCTGCCG GAAATGCTGCTGTGGTGAAGCCCTCTGAGCTGAGCAAGCACTCTGCCAGTCTCCTCAAGGAACTGCTCCCTCAGTATTTGGACCAG gAGATGTATCCCGTGGTGTTGGGAGGCGTCCCTGAGACCCAGGAGCTGCTTGGGCAGCGGTTCGACCACATCTTCTACACGGGGAACAGCACTGTGGGGAAGCTGGTGATGGAGGCGGCCGCTCGCCACCTCACCCCCGTCACCCTGGAGCTGGGAGGGAAGAGCCCCTGTTACATCGACAAAGACTGTGACCTCAGCATTGCCTGTCG TCGCATCACTTGGGGAAAGTTTGCTAATTGTGGTCAGACTTGCATTGCACCTGACTACATCCTGTGTGAGCCTGGCATCCAAGAACGAGTTGTTGAAGAGATTCAGCGGACATTGCGG GAGTTCTACGGTGAAGACCCTAAAACCTCACCAGACTATGGTCGCATCATTAACCAGCACCATTTTGATCGTGTCATGGCTCTCCTGGAAGGCAGCTCTGTGACTGTGGGTGGGAAGAATGATAGAGAAGAATGTTACATTG CCCCCACTATCTTGCGTGATGTGTCCCCCCATGCCAGGCTCATGCAGGAGGAGATCTTTGGGCCTGTCCTGCCCATCGTCTCCATCAATGGCGTGGACGAGGCCATTCGCTTCATCAACGACCGGGAGAAGCCCTTGGCTCTATATGTCTTCTCACAGGATAAGAAG gTGATAAAGCGAATGCTGTCTGAGACGTCCAGTGGTGGAGTGACTGTTAATGATGTCATCATGCATTATACAATCAACTCCCTTCCCTTTGGTGGTGTCG GAAACAGTGGGATGGGTGGCTACCACGGCAAGCACACCTTCGACCGTCTTAGTCACCACAGGTCCTGTCTCATCAAAGCCCTGGCCATGGAGGGCATGAACCAGGTGCGCTACCCGCCCCAGAACACCGCTCAGCTGAAGAGGGCCAAGTTCTTCATGTTAACTCGCCTCTGCAGCTGTGCTCGGTTCACCTGCGTCTGGGCTGTGCTGGCCACCATGGTGGCGCTAGCCCTGCTAATTGcactgctggtggtgctgctcaAG GACACTCCAGAGTGA